In Treponema sp. J25, a single window of DNA contains:
- a CDS encoding M3 family oligoendopeptidase produces the protein MPGGSNKLPRWDLSPIYDNFDSPRYQQDKIHLKEETEKLLLLLSKPLPDGAEPSSENEVVRAVLELFHAYERCGDLAENLEAYASAIYTADTKNTRALKEINDIEALSLPLGKAAVLLRSRLAEKEVLLRSLLEHPELEPYRFFIEESFIKARHQMSVDLEDLANDLCRSGADAWSRLQEAISSNLSVVWDATTGEKKTVVALRNLAFHPDRSVRKRAYEAELEAWKSMEIPLAASLNGVKGFAISVDSRRGWKSPIEKAAFQSRISMKTLEALISTIESSLPLFRRYLALKARALGVGRCAFFDLFAPVGKSHKHWDWKEAEEFICRSFEAFDPTMGDFARAAFTRHWIDAEVREGKIGGAYCTDFPLPGESRILCNFEGSFDSVSTVAHELGHAWHHEVIKDLPRTLTAYPMTLAETASTFAETLILEKALERASKEEQLFLIESSLKDACQVLVDILSRFYFERALFEKRAGAELSPEELCSLMLEAQKATYGEGLDPDFLHPYMWAVKSHYYSQALGFYNFPYAFGQLFAYGLYRRFQKEGPSFAETYRKLLRLTGQAPAEAVGKAAGFTIEDPSFWESGISLIQERVDLFEHLIEETP, from the coding sequence ATGCCCGGTGGTTCTAATAAACTTCCCCGGTGGGACTTATCTCCTATTTACGACAATTTTGATAGTCCCCGGTATCAGCAGGACAAGATTCATCTTAAAGAAGAAACAGAAAAGCTGTTACTCCTGCTGAGCAAACCTCTGCCTGACGGGGCAGAACCTTCTTCTGAGAACGAAGTGGTAAGGGCCGTACTGGAACTGTTCCATGCCTATGAACGGTGCGGGGATCTGGCGGAAAACCTGGAAGCCTACGCGTCCGCAATCTACACAGCGGATACCAAAAACACCCGGGCCCTCAAAGAAATCAATGACATCGAAGCCCTTTCGCTTCCCCTGGGAAAGGCGGCGGTCCTGTTACGGAGCCGTCTCGCAGAAAAGGAAGTTCTCCTGCGTTCCCTCCTGGAACACCCCGAACTTGAGCCCTATCGCTTTTTCATAGAAGAATCCTTCATAAAGGCCCGTCACCAGATGAGCGTGGACCTGGAGGACCTGGCCAACGATCTCTGTCGTTCCGGGGCCGATGCCTGGAGCCGCCTCCAGGAGGCTATTTCTTCGAACCTTTCGGTGGTCTGGGATGCTACCACGGGGGAGAAAAAAACCGTGGTGGCCCTGCGGAATCTGGCCTTTCATCCCGATCGATCGGTACGGAAACGGGCATACGAAGCAGAGCTAGAGGCCTGGAAATCGATGGAAATCCCCCTGGCGGCTTCCCTGAATGGGGTAAAGGGCTTTGCTATTTCCGTGGACTCCCGACGGGGGTGGAAATCGCCCATCGAAAAAGCGGCCTTCCAGTCCCGGATCAGCATGAAAACCCTGGAAGCGCTGATCAGCACCATCGAAAGCTCTCTTCCGCTGTTTCGGCGTTACCTAGCCCTGAAGGCCCGGGCCCTTGGTGTAGGGCGGTGCGCCTTCTTCGACCTCTTTGCGCCGGTGGGAAAGAGCCACAAGCACTGGGACTGGAAAGAGGCGGAGGAATTTATCTGTCGTTCCTTCGAAGCCTTCGACCCCACAATGGGGGATTTTGCCCGGGCCGCCTTTACCCGCCACTGGATTGATGCGGAAGTTCGGGAAGGCAAGATCGGCGGCGCCTACTGTACCGATTTTCCCCTGCCAGGGGAGTCCCGGATTCTGTGCAACTTCGAAGGGTCCTTTGATTCGGTGAGCACCGTGGCCCACGAGCTGGGACATGCCTGGCATCACGAGGTCATCAAAGACCTCCCCCGGACCTTAACGGCCTATCCCATGACATTGGCAGAGACGGCCAGCACCTTTGCGGAAACCCTTATCCTTGAAAAGGCCCTGGAAAGGGCGAGCAAAGAAGAACAACTCTTTCTTATTGAAAGCAGCTTAAAAGATGCCTGCCAGGTCCTGGTAGACATTCTGAGTCGCTTTTATTTTGAACGGGCCCTCTTTGAAAAACGGGCTGGAGCAGAATTGAGTCCGGAAGAACTGTGTTCCCTTATGCTGGAAGCCCAAAAGGCAACCTACGGGGAAGGGCTCGACCCGGATTTTCTTCATCCCTACATGTGGGCCGTGAAGAGCCACTACTATAGCCAGGCCCTGGGATTCTACAACTTTCCCTACGCCTTTGGGCAACTCTTTGCCTATGGCCTGTATCGACGGTTCCAGAAAGAAGGGCCATCATTTGCGGAAACCTACCGGAAACTCCTGCGGCTTACCGGTCAGGCACCGGCAGAAGCGGTAGGAAAGGCAGCCGGCTTTACCATAGAAGACCCCTCTTTCTGGGAGTCGGGAATTTCGCTCATTCAGGAGCGGGTTGATCTCTTTGAACACTTGATAGAGGAAACACCATGA
- the trmD gene encoding tRNA (guanosine(37)-N1)-methyltransferase TrmD yields the protein MKYTVLTLFPEIIQAFFATSIMAKAVERGHIGYRTINIRDFALDKHHKCDDAPYGGGAGMLMLPEPLGRALQAAGVVPRWQRQIPEGAPESEEAPQGSAPYVIYLSPSGKLLTQEKARGLAQKKELVLICGRYEGIDQRIIDAYVDEELSIGDYVLSSGEVAALVLIDATYRLVEGVISRESLEEESFSGGLLEYPQYTRPEVYDMMRVPEVLLSGHHEQIRRWRLEQRVRKTLTVRPDLIERGLKEGVFDGEVKALIEKLRKGE from the coding sequence GTGAAATACACCGTTCTTACCCTTTTCCCGGAAATTATCCAGGCCTTCTTTGCCACCTCCATCATGGCAAAGGCGGTGGAGCGGGGCCATATTGGTTACCGAACCATTAACATTCGAGATTTTGCGCTGGATAAACATCATAAATGCGATGATGCTCCCTATGGGGGTGGGGCGGGGATGCTCATGCTTCCCGAGCCCCTGGGAAGGGCCCTCCAGGCGGCAGGGGTAGTTCCCCGGTGGCAAAGGCAAATCCCAGAAGGGGCGCCAGAGAGCGAAGAGGCACCTCAGGGTTCGGCTCCCTATGTGATATACCTTTCTCCCTCGGGGAAGCTCCTTACCCAGGAAAAGGCCCGGGGGCTTGCGCAAAAGAAAGAGCTGGTGCTTATTTGTGGAAGGTACGAAGGTATCGATCAGCGGATTATCGATGCCTACGTGGATGAAGAACTTTCTATCGGGGACTATGTACTATCTTCCGGTGAAGTGGCAGCCCTCGTTCTTATTGACGCCACCTATCGATTGGTAGAGGGGGTCATTTCGCGGGAATCGCTGGAAGAAGAAAGTTTTTCTGGAGGCCTTTTAGAATACCCCCAGTATACAAGGCCAGAAGTTTATGATATGATGCGAGTTCCAGAGGTGCTCCTTTCAGGACACCATGAACAGATCCGTCGATGGAGACTGGAACAACGGGTTCGTAAGACCCTTACGGTCCGGCCCGATCTGATTGAGCGGGGCCTTAAAGAGGGGGTCTTCGACGGAGAAGTGAAAGCGTTAATAGAAAAACTGCGAAAGGGAGAGTAG
- the rpsP gene encoding 30S ribosomal protein S16, translating to MSVRIRLKKFGTKKRPCYRIVVMDSRAPRDGATIDEVGYYHPIAAEGSQIHFDSEKVRSWLQKGAIPTDTVRKILNNAHFTF from the coding sequence TTGAGCGTACGGATACGACTAAAGAAGTTTGGTACCAAAAAGCGTCCCTGTTATCGGATCGTGGTAATGGATTCTCGTGCTCCCCGGGATGGAGCAACCATCGATGAGGTAGGGTATTACCATCCCATCGCTGCGGAAGGATCCCAAATTCACTTTGATAGTGAAAAGGTCCGTTCCTGGCTGCAGAAAGGAGCTATTCCCACCGATACGGTACGGAAGATCCTGAACAATGCCCATTTCACCTTCTAA
- a CDS encoding sensor domain-containing diguanylate cyclase yields the protein MTRQEDFLRNPKVLSNYSLLEEIGVFTYIDTLKAEIKDYEDVLRGAREIFTQPSIDTVLETTVKLISDKFLPSFMIFLWKPSTTHQDLIVKGYKNFRPFDVRIALPNLSVFETFFKQYPRPISFELFEFQLQNEVATAPLRAYEPAIVIPIIGPSGLYGLILVGNKLLEDQYSPQELLYLDRLMAFCSQAIQNLLNYEHSVRDLKTGLYNHGYFRLRLQDEIARSHRLHIPFSLIIMDVDRFKSFNDTYGHLAGDRVLEAIALTIRESLRVQDIPARFGGEEFTVLLPETDRAGAWLVAERLRQKVAKTQIPWDPPLPSVTISVGAVEYEPASNLTPEEIIARADKALYQSKQRGRNRTTMWGAGLLQRTILLARQRNVAGASPQSASS from the coding sequence ATGACCCGGCAGGAAGATTTTTTAAGGAATCCTAAGGTTCTTTCCAATTACAGCCTCTTAGAAGAAATTGGGGTTTTCACCTATATTGATACCCTTAAGGCTGAAATTAAGGATTACGAAGACGTCCTGCGGGGAGCCCGGGAAATTTTTACTCAGCCCTCCATCGATACGGTTCTAGAAACTACGGTAAAACTCATTTCGGATAAATTCCTGCCCAGTTTTATGATTTTTCTCTGGAAACCCTCCACAACCCACCAGGACCTTATTGTAAAGGGGTACAAGAATTTCCGTCCCTTCGATGTTCGCATCGCCCTGCCCAATCTTTCGGTCTTTGAAACCTTTTTTAAACAGTATCCGCGGCCTATTAGTTTTGAGCTTTTCGAGTTTCAGCTTCAGAATGAAGTGGCCACCGCCCCCCTCAGGGCCTATGAACCAGCCATCGTTATTCCTATCATTGGGCCCTCGGGGCTCTATGGGCTTATCCTTGTCGGCAATAAGTTACTAGAAGACCAATACAGTCCCCAGGAACTTTTATACCTGGACCGACTCATGGCCTTTTGTTCCCAGGCAATTCAAAACCTATTGAATTATGAACACTCCGTGCGGGACCTTAAGACGGGACTGTATAACCATGGATATTTCCGATTGCGCCTCCAGGATGAAATCGCCCGGTCCCACCGGCTCCATATCCCCTTTTCTCTCATCATAATGGATGTGGATCGTTTTAAAAGCTTTAACGATACCTATGGACATCTGGCCGGAGATCGGGTGCTGGAAGCCATAGCCCTGACTATCCGCGAGAGCCTTCGAGTTCAGGACATTCCCGCCCGTTTTGGGGGCGAAGAATTTACGGTGCTCCTTCCCGAAACAGACCGGGCAGGGGCCTGGCTTGTGGCAGAACGGCTGCGCCAGAAGGTCGCAAAAACCCAGATTCCCTGGGATCCTCCCCTCCCCTCGGTGACCATCAGTGTAGGGGCCGTAGAATACGAACCAGCCAGCAACCTTACCCCGGAAGAAATCATCGCTCGGGCGGATAAGGCCCTGTATCAATCAAAACAGCGGGGAAGGAATCGAACCACCATGTGGGGGGCGGGACTCTTGCAGCGGACCATACTGCTGGCCCGACAACGGAATGTGGCGGGAGCCTCTCCTCAAAGTGCCTCTTCGTAA
- a CDS encoding KH domain-containing protein, with the protein MEKDLVEYIAKSLVDNPQAVQVKVVEGEKSTILELKVAPEDIGKVIGKQGRIAKAIRTILQAATVSSGKRTVLEILD; encoded by the coding sequence ATGGAAAAGGATCTCGTTGAGTACATTGCGAAATCTCTGGTTGACAATCCTCAGGCTGTCCAGGTAAAGGTTGTAGAAGGAGAAAAGTCCACCATTCTAGAATTAAAAGTGGCGCCAGAAGATATTGGTAAGGTCATCGGTAAGCAAGGGCGCATCGCCAAAGCAATTCGGACTATCCTCCAGGCTGCCACGGTCTCTTCCGGGAAGCGAACAGTACTGGAAATTCTCGATTAA
- the rimM gene encoding ribosome maturation factor RimM (Essential for efficient processing of 16S rRNA), which yields MVDRFITGIIGAPYGVRGYIRLQLFSGETAHIKKLSRIVLRRGEKELLFEVEGTQKAGKAFLIKLKGVDSPEAARLLQGAELIVRREEAAPLRKDEYYIEDLRGLTVYSPTPEGEVVGTIADVVEGGGGQLVEIHCADGSYKLVPFRNEFFGAIEVEKGFAVLKERWILE from the coding sequence GTGGTAGATCGGTTTATTACCGGTATCATCGGGGCCCCCTATGGTGTACGTGGCTATATACGACTCCAGCTTTTTTCGGGTGAAACGGCCCATATAAAGAAGCTTTCACGGATAGTGTTGCGTCGGGGCGAAAAAGAGCTCCTGTTTGAGGTAGAGGGCACCCAAAAAGCGGGGAAAGCCTTCCTTATAAAGCTGAAAGGGGTGGATAGCCCTGAAGCGGCCCGTTTATTGCAAGGTGCAGAGCTGATTGTCCGACGAGAAGAGGCGGCTCCCCTCCGGAAGGATGAATATTACATTGAAGACCTGCGGGGCCTTACCGTATATAGCCCGACACCAGAAGGAGAGGTGGTTGGGACCATCGCCGACGTGGTAGAGGGCGGAGGCGGTCAACTTGTGGAAATTCATTGTGCCGATGGTTCTTATAAACTGGTTCCCTTCCGGAATGAGTTTTTTGGAGCCATTGAAGTGGAAAAGGGGTTTGCGGTCCTTAAAGAAAGGTGGATTTTAGAGTGA
- the ffh gene encoding signal recognition particle protein, whose translation MFEKITQKVQDALRTIAGKATITEKNIEDAVEAIKMALLEADVNIRVVRRFVNSTIEEAKGERVLRSVEPGQQFIKIVHDKLVSFLGDQKQDLHLKGPDAISVILMMGLQGSGKTTTAAKLALRLKKEGRKILLVAADLVRPAAVEQLSVLGEKIGVPVYKESGATDPVRVYQGALAWAKKNLINTIIVDTTGRLQIDEAMMAELKRLRDVAQPDELLLVADAMTGQSAVDIAKAFDEQIGLSGVILTKFDSDTRGGAALSLKTITGKPLKFVGVGEKPEDLEPFYPDRMASRILGMGDVVSLVEKAQQVVSQEEAARLQKKMEKEEFTLQDWLDQIRSVKKMGSLKSMLELLPGMAGQINEEDLNTAELKIEEAIICSMTKQERANYLIIGPSRRARIARGSGTSVAEVARLLKKFEKMRTMMKKMAKMSKNPQAAQSLLSRLGGRG comes from the coding sequence ATGTTCGAGAAAATCACCCAGAAGGTACAGGATGCCCTGCGCACCATCGCAGGGAAAGCTACGATTACCGAAAAGAATATTGAAGATGCGGTAGAAGCCATTAAGATGGCCCTGCTAGAAGCGGATGTAAACATCCGGGTGGTGCGGCGTTTTGTCAACAGTACCATCGAAGAAGCAAAGGGCGAACGGGTTCTTCGGTCGGTGGAGCCGGGGCAACAGTTTATCAAGATAGTCCATGATAAGCTGGTGTCCTTCTTAGGGGATCAGAAACAGGACCTTCATCTGAAGGGGCCCGATGCGATATCGGTCATCCTTATGATGGGGCTCCAGGGGTCCGGTAAAACTACCACGGCGGCCAAGCTAGCCCTGCGGCTTAAAAAAGAAGGCCGTAAGATCCTCCTCGTGGCGGCCGACCTGGTGCGACCTGCGGCGGTAGAACAGCTTTCAGTCCTGGGTGAGAAAATCGGTGTTCCCGTGTATAAAGAAAGTGGCGCCACCGATCCGGTAAGGGTATATCAGGGGGCCCTCGCCTGGGCTAAGAAAAACCTGATCAACACGATCATTGTGGATACCACCGGCCGCCTGCAAATCGATGAGGCCATGATGGCCGAACTTAAGCGGCTCCGGGACGTGGCTCAACCGGACGAATTACTCCTCGTGGCCGACGCTATGACCGGCCAATCGGCGGTAGACATCGCCAAAGCCTTTGATGAACAGATTGGCCTTTCGGGGGTCATCCTTACCAAATTCGATTCTGACACCCGAGGGGGTGCCGCCCTTTCCCTTAAAACCATCACCGGCAAGCCCCTCAAATTCGTGGGGGTGGGTGAAAAACCGGAGGATCTGGAACCCTTCTATCCCGATCGGATGGCAAGCCGCATTTTAGGTATGGGCGACGTGGTAAGCCTTGTAGAAAAGGCCCAGCAGGTGGTGAGCCAGGAAGAGGCCGCCAGACTCCAGAAAAAAATGGAAAAAGAGGAGTTTACCCTGCAGGACTGGCTGGATCAAATTCGATCGGTAAAGAAGATGGGTTCCCTTAAGTCGATGCTGGAACTCCTGCCGGGGATGGCGGGCCAAATAAACGAAGAAGATCTTAACACGGCGGAGCTTAAGATAGAAGAGGCCATTATCTGTTCCATGACCAAGCAGGAACGGGCCAACTATCTTATTATCGGACCCTCTCGCCGGGCCCGCATTGCCCGCGGGTCGGGCACCTCCGTGGCAGAGGTGGCCCGTTTACTGAAGAAATTCGAAAAGATGCGGACCATGATGAAAAAAATGGCAAAGATGAGTAAGAATCCCCAGGCGGCCCAGTCGCTCCTTTCCCGTCTTGGCGGAAGGGGATAA
- a CDS encoding YraN family protein, giving the protein MKNKQKGKQGEDLAARFLEKRGYQILERNFRSISGEIDIIALQEDTIVFAEVKNWDCYGEEDLEYSINHKKQERIIKTANVFLDSHRQYNRMNVRFDVLFIQGQAIHHLVGAFTECV; this is encoded by the coding sequence ATGAAAAACAAGCAAAAAGGGAAACAGGGAGAAGATCTGGCCGCTCGGTTTCTTGAAAAAAGGGGCTATCAAATTCTCGAACGGAATTTTCGCTCTATCTCGGGAGAGATAGATATTATTGCATTACAAGAAGATACTATCGTTTTCGCAGAAGTGAAAAATTGGGATTGCTATGGAGAAGAGGACCTTGAGTATTCTATCAACCATAAAAAACAAGAACGGATCATTAAAACGGCTAACGTTTTTCTGGACAGCCATCGACAATATAACCGTATGAATGTACGGTTTGATGTACTCTTTATTCAGGGACAGGCGATTCACCATCTTGTCGGGGCCTTTACGGAGTGTGTATGA
- a CDS encoding HD-GYP domain-containing protein translates to MKKVPLSQLNPGIVFTEPVYIQDNHLFVAAGVPVKPKELERLKAWGIDAVYTNGDILVPPQEKEEAAPSRGTAKTPDEGTLSSPQAKEELSSAKRQILSLPEVLERSGAYKTYTNLIEKLSDIFETIAQGLSVNNRSIDTITDRLLELVRENSDQVVTYILAGEITSASLAKSSVNTAILAAMIAEEMKIPNVKILTITTGALLHDIGMLRVPREILEKKENLTTQELQRIQVHPLYGYKIIVKELLYSEEVGRIALQHHERWDGEGYPRRLSGEAIDIGARIVSVCDAFEAMVSEKPYRNSMIGYQAMKNLLSDNGRRFDPEVLKAFIKTMGIYPIGSLVLINNGALARVIDVHGDAPLRPKLQILIDEFGKAYKGNEGEVLDLLTEKSLFIVRAINPKEIENLV, encoded by the coding sequence ATGAAAAAAGTACCGCTCAGTCAGCTGAATCCGGGTATCGTTTTTACAGAACCGGTCTACATTCAGGATAACCACCTGTTTGTAGCCGCCGGTGTTCCGGTAAAACCAAAAGAGTTGGAACGGCTTAAAGCCTGGGGCATTGATGCCGTATACACCAATGGCGACATTCTAGTTCCCCCGCAAGAAAAAGAAGAAGCGGCACCCTCGAGAGGAACGGCAAAAACCCCAGATGAAGGGACACTTTCATCCCCACAAGCAAAAGAAGAGCTTTCTTCAGCAAAACGACAAATTCTGAGTTTACCCGAAGTACTCGAACGGTCCGGGGCCTATAAAACATACACCAATCTTATTGAAAAACTCTCAGACATTTTCGAAACTATCGCCCAGGGCCTATCGGTAAACAATCGGAGTATCGATACGATTACCGATCGTCTCTTAGAACTGGTTCGAGAAAACAGCGATCAGGTGGTTACCTACATTCTAGCGGGAGAAATAACAAGTGCCTCCCTGGCAAAAAGCTCAGTAAACACGGCCATTCTTGCGGCGATGATCGCGGAAGAAATGAAAATTCCGAATGTAAAGATTCTTACCATCACTACCGGTGCCTTACTCCATGATATCGGGATGCTCCGGGTTCCTCGAGAAATCCTTGAAAAAAAGGAAAATCTAACCACTCAGGAGCTTCAGCGAATTCAGGTACATCCCCTATATGGGTATAAAATCATCGTAAAAGAATTGCTTTACTCCGAAGAGGTTGGTCGCATTGCCCTGCAGCACCACGAACGATGGGATGGAGAAGGCTACCCCCGGCGACTTTCCGGCGAAGCTATCGACATAGGGGCCCGTATCGTGAGCGTTTGCGATGCCTTTGAAGCCATGGTAAGCGAGAAACCCTACCGCAACTCCATGATTGGGTATCAGGCCATGAAGAATCTTCTTTCCGATAATGGTCGCCGCTTCGATCCAGAGGTACTGAAAGCCTTTATCAAGACCATGGGGATCTATCCTATAGGCTCCCTGGTACTTATCAACAATGGCGCCTTAGCCCGGGTCATCGATGTCCATGGCGATGCGCCCCTGCGTCCTAAACTACAAATCTTGATCGATGAATTTGGCAAAGCATATAAAGGGAACGAAGGAGAAGTGCTGGATCTTTTAACCGAAAAGAGCCTTTTCATCGTTCGGGCCATCAATCCAAAGGAAATCGAAAACCTTGTATGA
- a CDS encoding NAD(P)H-dependent glycerol-3-phosphate dehydrogenase, producing MTTNVGILGAGAWGTAVAKVIAEKGIPVDIWSHEESTAEDINQLHENRRFLPEVRLPENLRASTDAEAVANGKEFLILAAPSLYLLDTVKKILSVPSIMEGQTTIGVITKGFIPTKKGPRLILETLEDYLPGFYKHSLVYIAGPSHAEEVSRGKITGLIAASESAKHSIRFRDLLRTNRLLVFSSFDVKGVQVAAASKNVVAIAFGMLDALKTEACKKDIEDMFGDGTESLLLAAGLNEIQLLGRAMGATHPETFTSISGVGDLDVTCRSIFGRNRRFGREIIEKDILASFTSIDDIIERIGEIGYLPEGVVAAKYVYQLAEQYKLKMPISQGVYRILNREIGPLDFLHTFIKDLG from the coding sequence ATGACCACGAACGTCGGTATTTTAGGAGCGGGAGCCTGGGGAACGGCGGTAGCCAAGGTGATCGCCGAAAAGGGTATCCCCGTAGATATCTGGAGCCATGAAGAAAGCACCGCCGAGGACATTAACCAACTGCACGAGAACCGCCGTTTTCTCCCCGAGGTACGCCTGCCCGAAAACCTGCGGGCGTCGACGGATGCGGAAGCCGTGGCTAACGGGAAGGAGTTCCTTATTCTGGCGGCCCCCTCGCTCTACCTGTTAGATACGGTAAAGAAAATTCTTTCGGTTCCTTCAATCATGGAGGGCCAGACCACCATTGGGGTCATTACCAAGGGGTTCATTCCCACGAAAAAGGGGCCCCGGCTTATCCTGGAGACCCTGGAGGACTATCTCCCTGGCTTTTACAAACATTCCCTGGTATACATTGCCGGTCCAAGCCATGCCGAAGAGGTGTCCCGCGGGAAAATCACGGGCCTCATTGCGGCAAGCGAAAGCGCTAAACACTCGATTCGCTTCCGGGACCTCCTGCGCACCAATCGACTCCTGGTGTTTTCTTCTTTTGATGTAAAGGGGGTCCAGGTAGCAGCGGCCTCTAAAAACGTAGTCGCCATCGCCTTTGGCATGCTTGATGCTCTTAAAACGGAGGCGTGCAAAAAAGATATCGAAGACATGTTTGGGGATGGGACCGAATCACTCCTCCTTGCGGCGGGGCTTAACGAGATCCAGCTGTTAGGTCGGGCCATGGGGGCCACCCATCCGGAAACCTTTACCAGCATTTCCGGTGTGGGAGACCTGGATGTAACCTGTCGTTCTATCTTTGGACGAAACCGGCGCTTTGGGCGGGAAATTATCGAAAAGGATATCCTTGCCTCTTTCACTTCTATTGATGATATCATTGAGCGGATCGGAGAAATCGGTTATCTTCCTGAAGGGGTGGTGGCCGCCAAGTATGTATATCAGCTCGCAGAACAGTACAAGCTGAAAATGCCCATCTCTCAAGGGGTGTACCGTATCCTGAATCGGGAAATCGGGCCCCTAGACTTTCTCCACACCTTTATCAAAGATCTGGGGTAA
- the rplS gene encoding 50S ribosomal protein L19, whose product MNEIRAIQASQMKEEVDQFKVGDTVRVHFKIVEGKTERVQAYEGLVICMKNSGVGKTFTVRKNSYGVGVERVFPLHSPRIVKIEVMRPGKVRRAKLYYIREKIGKASKIKELISKKSDEAAREEVQA is encoded by the coding sequence ATGAACGAGATTAGGGCTATCCAGGCATCACAAATGAAGGAAGAGGTGGATCAATTCAAAGTAGGAGATACGGTCCGGGTCCACTTTAAAATCGTGGAAGGAAAAACCGAGCGGGTCCAGGCCTACGAAGGGCTTGTTATTTGCATGAAAAACTCCGGGGTAGGAAAAACCTTTACGGTTCGGAAAAATTCCTACGGCGTTGGGGTGGAACGGGTATTCCCCCTTCATTCGCCCCGGATTGTTAAGATCGAAGTCATGAGACCCGGTAAGGTTCGGCGGGCGAAGCTGTACTATATTCGCGAGAAAATTGGAAAGGCCTCTAAGATTAAGGAGCTTATTTCCAAGAAGAGCGACGAAGCAGCCCGGGAAGAAGTTCAAGCATAG
- a CDS encoding EscU/YscU/HrcU family type III secretion system export apparatus switch protein produces MKKKLASALSYKTGDYAPRVVAQAKGKQAEYLLRIAQEWGITIVEDATLAQLLEESAPIGSYIPSWCWEAVARILAYIKRKEEGL; encoded by the coding sequence ATGAAAAAAAAGCTGGCCTCTGCCCTTTCCTATAAAACCGGAGACTATGCACCTCGAGTTGTAGCCCAGGCAAAGGGGAAACAGGCGGAATACCTGCTTCGGATTGCGCAAGAATGGGGTATTACTATCGTAGAGGACGCTACCCTTGCCCAGCTTCTGGAGGAGTCTGCCCCCATTGGTTCCTACATCCCCTCCTGGTGCTGGGAGGCGGTGGCCCGAATTCTGGCATACATTAAACGGAAAGAGGAAGGTCTATGA